A single region of the Rathayibacter rathayi genome encodes:
- a CDS encoding DEAD/DEAH box helicase has protein sequence MTFSDLNIDDDIVAALAAQGILEPFPIQEQTIPLALQKQDIIGQAKTGTGKTFGFGLPLIQALGTDPEPGVKALIVVPTRELAVQVTEDIELAASNRPTTIVSIYGGKAYEGQIEQLKAGAQIVVGTPGRLLDLAGQRLLSLANVQVMVLDEADKMLDLGFLSDIEKLFAQTPPTRHTMLFSATMPGAIVALARRFMNKPIHIRATDPDEGITQANIKHIVYRAHSLDKDEVIARILQSEGRGKTVIFTRTKRAAARIVEELNDRGFNAAAVHGDLNQEQRERAMAAFKAGKKDILIATDVAARGIDVNDVTHVINHTIPDDDQTYLHRVGRTGRAGKTGIAVTFVDWEDLHKWALINRALEFGQPDPVETYSSSPHLYTDLDIPAGTRGRLKPTPIPAEAKADARPERGERPPRRRTRSDSVDSTAPQQTGPAPSSESKEHRDGNSEPRRRTRSRRRSPRPDGQA, from the coding sequence GTGACTTTCTCCGATCTGAACATCGACGATGACATCGTCGCCGCACTCGCCGCCCAGGGCATCCTGGAGCCGTTCCCCATTCAGGAGCAGACGATCCCCCTGGCCCTGCAGAAGCAGGACATCATTGGCCAGGCCAAGACCGGTACCGGTAAGACCTTCGGCTTCGGCCTCCCGCTCATCCAGGCCCTCGGCACCGACCCGGAACCGGGCGTCAAGGCCCTTATCGTCGTGCCCACCCGCGAACTCGCCGTCCAGGTCACCGAGGACATCGAGCTGGCCGCGTCCAATCGCCCGACCACGATCGTCTCGATCTACGGCGGCAAGGCCTACGAGGGCCAGATCGAGCAGCTAAAAGCCGGCGCGCAGATTGTCGTCGGCACCCCGGGGCGCCTTCTGGACCTGGCCGGGCAGCGCCTGCTCTCGCTCGCGAACGTGCAGGTGATGGTCCTCGACGAGGCCGACAAGATGCTCGACCTTGGCTTTCTCTCGGACATCGAGAAGCTGTTTGCGCAGACTCCGCCCACCCGCCACACCATGCTCTTCTCGGCGACGATGCCGGGCGCGATCGTCGCCCTCGCCCGCCGCTTCATGAACAAGCCCATCCACATCCGCGCGACGGACCCCGACGAGGGCATCACGCAGGCCAATATCAAGCACATCGTCTACCGGGCGCACTCGCTCGATAAGGACGAGGTCATCGCGCGCATCCTGCAGTCCGAGGGCCGCGGCAAGACCGTCATCTTCACCCGCACCAAGCGCGCCGCCGCCCGCATCGTCGAGGAGCTCAACGACCGCGGCTTCAACGCGGCGGCCGTGCACGGCGACCTCAACCAGGAGCAGCGCGAGCGCGCGATGGCGGCCTTCAAGGCCGGTAAGAAGGACATCCTGATCGCCACCGACGTCGCCGCGCGCGGCATCGATGTCAACGACGTCACCCATGTGATCAACCACACGATCCCGGATGACGACCAGACCTACCTGCACCGCGTCGGCCGCACCGGGCGCGCGGGCAAGACCGGCATCGCAGTCACCTTCGTCGACTGGGAGGACCTGCACAAGTGGGCCCTGATCAACCGGGCCCTCGAGTTCGGTCAGCCGGACCCGGTCGAGACCTACTCCTCGTCGCCGCACCTCTACACCGACCTCGACATCCCCGCGGGCACCCGGGGCCGACTCAAGCCCACTCCGATCCCCGCCGAGGCGAAGGCTGATGCCCGCCCCGAGCGCGGCGAGCGCCCGCCGCGTCGGCGCACTCGCTCCGACTCCGTCGACTCAACCGCCCCGCAGCAGACCGGCCCCGCCCCCTCGAGCGAGAGCAAGGAGCACCGCGACGGCAACAGCGAGCCGCGCCGCCGCACCCGCTCGCGTCGCCGCTCCCCGCGCCCCGACGGTCAAGCCTGA
- a CDS encoding ferritin-like fold-containing protein produces the protein MAAWFRRRRPLADLPRLTPRGESPRKRDRVDLADLTPEVLPYLGQVAYLQLAVFEVLARAVAETEDLADKEAISSAAGTALAKHHAVVAELRRRDVEPGDAMAPFRPAIDTFERLTRGADLHETLLSAYITAGLLDDFFIRLTGGLPTDVGPRIAQTLGADTGADDLVAILRREIAADERLGSRLAVWGRRLVGDTLLVARSALMGSGNHDSDESRIEPVFTELIASHTRRMDALGLTA, from the coding sequence ATGGCTGCCTGGTTCCGACGTCGACGTCCCCTGGCCGACCTGCCCCGCCTGACGCCCCGCGGAGAGTCGCCCCGGAAGCGCGACCGGGTCGACCTCGCCGACCTCACTCCCGAGGTGCTGCCCTATCTCGGTCAGGTCGCCTACCTCCAGCTCGCCGTGTTCGAGGTGCTGGCCCGCGCCGTCGCCGAAACCGAGGATCTCGCCGACAAGGAAGCGATCTCCTCCGCCGCGGGCACGGCGCTCGCCAAGCACCACGCGGTCGTCGCCGAGCTGCGCCGCCGCGACGTCGAGCCCGGCGACGCGATGGCTCCCTTTCGCCCCGCGATCGACACCTTCGAGCGCCTCACCCGGGGCGCCGACCTGCACGAGACGTTGCTCTCGGCCTACATCACGGCCGGCTTGCTCGACGACTTCTTCATCCGCCTGACCGGCGGGCTCCCCACCGATGTGGGACCGCGCATCGCGCAGACCCTCGGCGCCGACACGGGCGCCGACGACCTGGTCGCGATCTTGCGCCGCGAGATCGCCGCGGACGAGCGCCTTGGTTCTCGGCTGGCCGTCTGGGGCCGCCGCCTGGTCGGCGACACCCTCCTGGTCGCCCGCTCCGCGCTGATGGGGTCGGGCAACCACGACTCCGACGAATCACGGATCGAGCCCGTCTTCACCGAGTTGATCGCATCGCACACACGGCGGATGGACGCCCTGGGACTCACCGCCTGA
- a CDS encoding endonuclease/exonuclease/phosphatase family protein, whose product MGTRLVKTAVTVIVAIALLVLAAPSFFGIAREAPFAQLVPFRLATGLAAVGITAVLVVIAALVAPVRRLALVLAALGVLFAVVLAGAQGVRGYDSAPPRAHRLADLRLASWNVLHDGVPVEAIAALAQENAVDGLALLEVSRTRAQDVVDVLGSDGVPMTLHYAGSGGDDGTALLLSSSLGGYSVDTSAVVTGVTPSLVARPDTPERPVLAAVHTMAPLPSRLAEWRSDLLSVAALCSAEEDVVVLGDLNSTVDHWAGLPGSAALGGCRDAAALAGGGALGTWPTSLPTALGAPIDHVLFSGRREVSGYQVVEDRDDTGSDHRPLVVQLSVRGLVKDAS is encoded by the coding sequence ATGGGGACGAGACTGGTCAAGACCGCGGTGACGGTGATCGTCGCGATCGCGCTGCTGGTGCTCGCGGCTCCGAGCTTCTTCGGGATCGCCCGCGAGGCCCCGTTCGCCCAACTGGTGCCGTTCCGGCTCGCGACCGGTCTGGCCGCCGTCGGGATCACCGCCGTCCTGGTCGTGATCGCGGCGCTCGTCGCCCCGGTTCGCCGGCTCGCCCTAGTCCTCGCCGCACTGGGGGTCCTCTTCGCGGTGGTCCTCGCCGGCGCGCAGGGAGTGCGCGGCTACGACTCCGCTCCCCCGCGTGCCCACCGGCTGGCCGACCTGCGGCTCGCGAGCTGGAACGTCCTGCACGATGGCGTGCCAGTCGAGGCGATCGCCGCCCTGGCGCAGGAGAATGCGGTCGACGGGCTCGCACTCCTCGAGGTGTCGCGGACGCGCGCGCAGGACGTCGTCGACGTGCTCGGTTCCGACGGTGTGCCGATGACCCTGCACTACGCCGGGTCCGGCGGCGACGACGGCACCGCGCTGCTGCTCTCTTCCTCGCTCGGCGGTTACAGCGTCGACACGTCCGCCGTCGTCACCGGAGTAACACCCTCGCTGGTCGCGCGCCCCGACACCCCCGAGCGTCCCGTCCTCGCCGCCGTGCACACGATGGCGCCGCTCCCCTCACGTCTCGCGGAGTGGCGGAGCGACCTGCTCTCGGTCGCCGCGCTCTGCTCGGCGGAGGAGGACGTCGTCGTCCTCGGTGACCTCAACTCCACCGTCGACCACTGGGCGGGGCTGCCCGGCTCGGCGGCTCTCGGCGGCTGCCGGGACGCCGCAGCGCTGGCGGGCGGCGGCGCACTGGGCACCTGGCCCACCTCCCTCCCGACTGCGCTCGGCGCCCCGATTGATCACGTCCTCTTCTCCGGGCGCCGGGAGGTCTCGGGCTACCAGGTGGTCGAGGACCGCGACGACACCGGGAGCGATCACCGCCCTCTGGTCGTGCAGCTCTCGGTCCGCGGGCTGGTCAAGGACGCGTCCTGA
- a CDS encoding UvrD-helicase domain-containing protein, giving the protein MTTSATSAPSPAPAVGVQRPGVPAVVLDASQRAVLTLPEGRSAAVLGAPGSGKTTTVIELVAERVLGRGYSPESLVVLAASRTAATALRDVLALRLGVPTRGPLARTATSLAFEAVTSSAKARGLERPTLLTGGEQDALLSELIEGHLEEGRGPRWPEEFSPEVLRLRTFRTELREFGMRATEHGLDTDAIRALGEHAERGEWSAAADVLDELREVVEWTAPEAGTRLDAAEFAAFAAEAIRAGEGGERIDALRLVVVDDLQEASESTLVLLRALAERGVTVIALGDPDVATSAFRGRPPTRSAVSPRASGWPRSRPSCSRACTGIPRRCGRWCRRRRSGSAPRRPGGSGRPSRLRLPRVLRRPCWCCTLRRRRVRQRPWRVCSASGGCATQSRGGGWRSWCAPEPLCSRW; this is encoded by the coding sequence GTGACTACTTCCGCCACCTCCGCTCCGTCCCCGGCCCCGGCCGTCGGCGTGCAGCGGCCAGGCGTGCCAGCGGTCGTGCTCGACGCGTCCCAGCGGGCGGTACTCACGCTGCCGGAGGGGCGCAGCGCCGCGGTGCTCGGGGCGCCCGGCTCGGGCAAGACCACCACGGTGATCGAGCTGGTCGCCGAGCGCGTGCTTGGGCGGGGCTATTCGCCCGAGTCCCTAGTCGTCCTCGCGGCCAGCCGCACTGCCGCCACCGCCCTGCGCGACGTGCTCGCCCTGCGCCTGGGTGTGCCGACCCGCGGTCCGCTCGCCCGCACGGCCACGTCGCTCGCGTTCGAGGCCGTCACCTCCTCCGCCAAGGCGCGCGGACTGGAACGGCCGACCCTGCTGACCGGCGGCGAGCAGGACGCCCTGCTCTCGGAGCTGATCGAGGGCCACCTCGAGGAGGGCAGGGGCCCGCGCTGGCCCGAGGAGTTCAGCCCAGAGGTGCTGAGGCTGCGCACGTTCCGCACCGAGCTGCGCGAGTTCGGCATGCGGGCCACCGAGCACGGACTCGACACGGACGCGATCCGCGCGCTCGGGGAACACGCCGAGCGCGGCGAGTGGAGCGCCGCGGCCGACGTGCTCGATGAGCTGCGCGAGGTGGTCGAGTGGACGGCCCCCGAGGCGGGCACCCGGCTCGACGCGGCAGAGTTCGCGGCTTTCGCAGCCGAGGCGATCCGCGCGGGCGAGGGCGGCGAGCGGATCGACGCACTGCGGCTCGTCGTCGTCGACGACCTCCAGGAGGCGAGCGAGTCCACCCTCGTGCTGCTGCGGGCGCTGGCCGAGCGCGGGGTGACGGTGATCGCGCTCGGCGATCCGGACGTAGCGACGAGTGCCTTCCGGGGGCGGCCTCCGACACGCTCGGCCGTTTCGCCGCGAGCCTCGGGGTGGCCGAGGTCGAGACCCTCGTGCTCGCGCGCGTGCACCGGCATTCCGCGGCGCTGCGGGCGGTGGTGTCGGCGGCGACGGAGCGGATCGGCACCGCGGCGGCCGGGCGGCAGCGGTCGGCCCTCGCGGCTTCGGCTCCCGAGGGTGCTTCGGCGCCCGTGCTGGTGCTGCACGCTCCGACGGCGGCGCGTGAGGCAGCGACCGTGGCGCGTCTGCTCCGCGAGCGGCGGCTGCGCGACGCAATCCCGTGGCGGCGGATGGCGGTCGTGGTGCGCTCCGGAGCCGCTGTGCAGCCGCTGGTGA
- a CDS encoding PD-(D/E)XK nuclease family protein — protein MARLLRERRLRDAIPWRRMAVVVRSGAAVQPLVKALAVAEVPTRSVLAGRALREDHAARALLVLVGVAIGERPLDAELAAELLLGPFGGVDRLGLRRLRLALRAEELAADGIRASDPLLVEALAAPGRFATIDSAPARQAERLAVTIDGVRRLHEEGGSIEELLWSAWESSRVATSWRDVALGTGLTAAEANRNLDGVVALFSAARRFVERATGHSAIGFVTEILEAEVPEDTLAARSVVDAVLIGTPSSVVGLEFDVVVVARLQDGVWPNLRQRGSLLDPDGLLRHARGEGGLPLDARKATLDDELRMFALATSRARRQLVLSAVAGEDETPSVFFRLSPPDAPRLDPASAVPLTLRGAVAALRRTATTPDSTEAPAAIRGLSALALAEVPGAEPSFWSGVLAPSTTELLFDIGDPERPVSVSPSRLEAFERSPLDWFVDVVSGSTTSTAMGVGTLVHWVLENAERPDPKELWAALESRWPELVFESPWLGERQKRVTRRLIDGLAGYLADFERGGGVVLGREQQFELDVPPARVRGSIDRVERSADGSVTIVDLKTGRSVPRRDDIAEHAQLGSYQLAVAEGAIEAADPADGGGAKLLFVATGVRGKPYREVVQERFGEEELERLRERVRSAALGMAAADFSGLLDATPFSPGDALRYRIHAVPEVPGDGLLAIEDPEDPEDPEDPEEDLP, from the coding sequence GTGGCGCGTCTGCTCCGCGAGCGGCGGCTGCGCGACGCAATCCCGTGGCGGCGGATGGCGGTCGTGGTGCGCTCCGGAGCCGCTGTGCAGCCGCTGGTGAAGGCCCTCGCCGTCGCGGAGGTACCCACCCGCTCCGTGCTCGCCGGGCGCGCTCTGCGCGAGGACCACGCGGCACGGGCGCTGCTCGTGCTGGTCGGCGTCGCGATCGGCGAGCGGCCGCTCGACGCCGAGCTCGCCGCGGAGCTGCTGCTCGGCCCGTTCGGCGGCGTCGACCGGCTGGGCCTGCGCCGCCTCCGGCTCGCGCTCCGGGCGGAGGAACTCGCCGCCGACGGCATCCGTGCGAGCGATCCGCTCCTGGTCGAGGCCCTGGCGGCGCCCGGCCGTTTCGCCACCATCGACTCCGCTCCCGCCCGCCAGGCCGAGCGGCTCGCCGTCACGATCGACGGGGTCCGCCGCCTGCACGAGGAGGGCGGCTCGATCGAGGAGCTGCTCTGGTCGGCGTGGGAGTCGAGCCGCGTCGCCACGTCCTGGCGCGACGTCGCGCTCGGCACCGGCTTGACCGCCGCGGAGGCCAATCGCAACCTCGACGGCGTGGTCGCGCTCTTCAGCGCCGCGCGCCGCTTCGTGGAGCGCGCGACCGGGCACTCGGCGATCGGCTTCGTCACCGAGATCCTCGAGGCGGAGGTGCCGGAGGACACGCTCGCGGCGCGCTCCGTCGTGGACGCGGTGCTGATCGGCACGCCCTCCTCGGTGGTCGGACTCGAGTTCGACGTCGTGGTGGTCGCTCGGCTGCAGGACGGCGTCTGGCCCAACCTCCGCCAGCGCGGCTCGCTGCTCGATCCGGACGGCCTGCTGCGGCACGCCCGCGGCGAAGGCGGCCTTCCCCTCGACGCCCGCAAGGCCACTCTCGACGACGAGCTGCGGATGTTCGCGCTGGCCACCTCGCGCGCCCGGCGGCAGCTGGTGCTCAGCGCCGTCGCCGGCGAGGACGAGACGCCCTCCGTCTTCTTCCGGCTCAGCCCGCCGGACGCGCCGCGGCTCGATCCCGCCTCCGCGGTGCCGCTGACACTCCGCGGGGCGGTCGCGGCCCTGCGCCGGACGGCCACCACGCCGGACTCGACCGAGGCGCCCGCCGCAATCCGCGGACTCAGCGCTCTGGCGCTCGCCGAGGTGCCCGGCGCCGAGCCGTCCTTCTGGTCGGGGGTGCTGGCGCCCTCGACGACGGAACTACTGTTCGACATCGGCGACCCCGAGCGGCCCGTCTCCGTCTCGCCGAGCCGCCTCGAGGCGTTCGAGCGCTCGCCGCTGGACTGGTTCGTCGACGTCGTCTCCGGCTCCACGACGAGCACGGCGATGGGGGTCGGCACGCTCGTGCACTGGGTCCTCGAGAACGCCGAGCGGCCTGATCCGAAGGAGCTGTGGGCGGCGCTTGAGTCGCGCTGGCCCGAGCTGGTCTTTGAGTCACCGTGGCTGGGCGAGCGGCAGAAGCGCGTCACGCGGCGGCTGATCGACGGCCTCGCGGGCTACCTCGCCGACTTCGAGCGCGGGGGAGGAGTGGTGCTCGGCCGCGAGCAGCAGTTCGAGCTCGACGTGCCGCCCGCCCGCGTGCGCGGCTCCATCGACCGAGTCGAGCGCTCCGCTGACGGCTCCGTCACGATCGTCGACCTCAAGACTGGCCGCAGCGTGCCGCGCAGGGACGACATCGCCGAGCACGCGCAGCTCGGCAGCTATCAGCTCGCGGTCGCCGAAGGAGCGATTGAGGCGGCCGACCCGGCCGACGGGGGCGGCGCGAAGCTGCTGTTCGTAGCGACGGGCGTGCGCGGCAAGCCGTACCGCGAGGTGGTGCAGGAGCGCTTCGGCGAGGAGGAGCTGGAGCGACTGCGCGAGCGCGTCCGCTCCGCAGCGCTGGGTATGGCGGCGGCCGACTTCTCGGGCCTGCTCGACGCGACACCGTTCTCGCCCGGCGACGCGCTGCGCTACCGCATCCACGCCGTGCCCGAGGTCCCGGGCGATGGACTCCTGGCGATCGAGGACCCCGAGGACCCCGAGGACCCCGAGGACCCCGAGGAGGATCTGCCGTGA
- a CDS encoding PHP domain-containing protein, translated as MRDMHVDGGGYDLHTHSVVSDGTEAPADLVRAAAAAGLAGVALTDHDSTGGWTEALAAAEEAGIDLLPGMELSSRVGWASVHVLAYLVDPTDAGLIAETARIRSARMHRAEAIVTAIAADHDLTWDDVLAQTSPGTTIGRPHIADALVARGLATDRSAAFAGILDWRGGYYRPHYAPDPIDAVRLVRAAGGVPVIAHPAASARGIAVESILPQLVDAGLFGLEVEHRENTADGKRRLRELAERYSLVTTGSSDYHGTGKPNRLGENTTTRATVDAIRFSAR; from the coding sequence ATGAGGGACATGCATGTCGACGGTGGCGGGTACGACCTCCACACCCACTCCGTCGTCTCGGACGGCACCGAGGCTCCCGCCGACCTGGTGCGGGCTGCTGCCGCCGCGGGACTCGCTGGAGTGGCGCTCACCGACCACGACAGCACCGGCGGGTGGACCGAGGCACTCGCGGCAGCGGAGGAGGCGGGCATCGACCTCCTTCCGGGCATGGAACTCTCCTCGCGGGTGGGCTGGGCCAGCGTGCATGTGCTTGCCTACCTCGTCGACCCGACCGACGCCGGCCTCATCGCCGAGACCGCGCGCATCCGCTCGGCCCGCATGCATCGAGCGGAGGCGATCGTCACCGCCATCGCGGCGGACCACGACCTGACCTGGGACGACGTGCTCGCCCAGACCAGCCCGGGGACGACGATCGGGCGGCCGCACATCGCCGACGCGCTCGTCGCTCGCGGCTTGGCGACCGACCGCTCCGCTGCTTTCGCGGGAATCCTCGACTGGAGGGGCGGCTACTACCGGCCGCACTACGCCCCCGATCCGATCGACGCGGTCCGCCTGGTCCGGGCGGCGGGCGGCGTCCCGGTGATCGCCCACCCGGCGGCCAGCGCACGCGGAATCGCGGTGGAGTCGATCCTCCCGCAGCTCGTCGATGCCGGTCTTTTTGGCCTGGAGGTCGAGCACCGCGAGAACACGGCCGACGGTAAGCGGCGCCTGCGCGAGTTGGCCGAGCGCTACTCCCTCGTCACCACGGGCTCGAGCGACTACCACGGCACCGGCAAGCCGAACCGCCTGGGCGAGAACACGACCACGCGGGCCACTGTCGACGCGATCCGTTTCTCCGCCCGCTGA
- a CDS encoding aminopeptidase P family protein: MTNTEERTTAQTPDPTAAPRPRATANRSTTPVSDRFRDYIASGWAEREEPLPAAREQSSFAAARRERLSALYSGVRVIVPAGRLKQRANDTDYPFRAHSAFTWLTGWGSDSEPGAVLVLEPTESGHSATLYFRERAGRDSDEFYANPEIGEFWIGPRPSLAQVASDLGVDTRGISELDAVLDAHDGVPLAVLREADPAVTGRLDPVDAGERADRDAAMERDIAELRLVKDAYEIAELRAAVDATGRGFEDVLADLPRIIAHERGERLIEGVFTGRARADGNTVGYDTIAAAGPHACILHWTRNDGPVRPGQLVLLDAGVEQDSYYTADITRTFPVDGQYTPAQRQVHETVREAADAAFAIVRPGIRFREVHAAAMAVIARRTAEWGLLPVSAEEALEADNQQHRRYMVHGTSHHLGLDVHDCARARREMYLDGLVEEGMVFTIEPGLYFQPDDLTVPQELRGIGVRIEDDILVTADGAENLSAGIPRSADEIEAWMARLAR, encoded by the coding sequence ATGACGAACACGGAGGAGCGGACCACCGCTCAGACGCCCGACCCCACCGCCGCACCCCGCCCCCGCGCCACCGCGAACCGCTCCACGACCCCCGTCTCCGACCGCTTCCGCGACTACATCGCCTCCGGCTGGGCCGAGCGGGAGGAGCCGCTGCCCGCCGCGCGCGAGCAGTCGTCGTTCGCCGCCGCGCGCCGCGAGCGCCTCTCCGCCCTGTATTCCGGCGTCCGGGTGATCGTCCCCGCCGGGCGGCTCAAGCAGCGCGCGAACGACACCGACTATCCCTTCCGCGCGCACTCAGCCTTCACCTGGCTGACCGGCTGGGGCTCCGACTCCGAGCCGGGCGCCGTTCTCGTGCTCGAGCCCACCGAGTCCGGCCACAGCGCGACGCTCTACTTCCGTGAGCGCGCCGGCCGCGACTCCGACGAGTTCTACGCGAACCCCGAGATCGGTGAATTCTGGATCGGCCCGCGTCCGTCGCTGGCGCAGGTCGCGAGCGATCTCGGCGTCGACACCCGCGGGATCAGCGAACTCGACGCCGTCCTCGACGCACACGACGGCGTCCCTCTGGCCGTGCTGCGCGAGGCCGACCCCGCGGTGACCGGCCGGCTCGACCCGGTCGATGCCGGCGAGCGGGCCGACCGCGACGCCGCGATGGAGCGCGACATCGCCGAGCTCCGCCTGGTCAAGGACGCCTACGAGATCGCTGAGCTGCGCGCCGCCGTCGATGCGACCGGCCGTGGGTTCGAGGACGTCCTAGCTGACCTGCCGCGCATCATCGCCCACGAGCGCGGCGAGCGCCTGATCGAGGGGGTCTTCACTGGTCGCGCCCGTGCCGACGGCAATACGGTCGGCTACGACACCATCGCCGCTGCCGGTCCGCACGCCTGCATCCTGCACTGGACTCGTAACGACGGCCCCGTGCGCCCCGGGCAGCTGGTGCTGCTGGACGCCGGAGTGGAGCAGGACAGCTACTACACGGCCGACATCACGCGCACCTTCCCGGTCGACGGCCAGTACACACCCGCGCAGCGCCAGGTACACGAGACGGTCCGCGAGGCCGCCGACGCCGCCTTCGCGATCGTCCGCCCCGGCATCCGCTTCCGCGAGGTGCACGCCGCGGCGATGGCCGTCATTGCCCGGCGCACCGCCGAGTGGGGTCTGCTCCCGGTCAGCGCCGAGGAGGCGCTCGAAGCCGACAACCAGCAGCACCGCCGCTACATGGTCCACGGCACCAGCCACCACCTCGGGCTCGATGTGCACGACTGCGCGCGGGCTCGGCGCGAGATGTACCTCGACGGCCTGGTCGAGGAGGGCATGGTCTTCACGATCGAGCCCGGCCTCTACTTCCAGCCCGACGACCTCACCGTTCCGCAGGAGCTGCGCGGCATCGGCGTACGGATCGAAGACGACATCCTCGTCACGGCCGATGGCGCCGAGAACCTCTCGGCCGGCATCCCGCGCTCGGCCGACGAGATCGAAGCATGGATGGCTCGGCTGGCCCGTTGA
- a CDS encoding DUF3107 domain-containing protein → MEIRIGMVNTPRELNFESSMSVTEVEKTVTTALEAGTAVLRLRDEKGKIYIVPTDTIAFVEVGSEESRRVGFVA, encoded by the coding sequence GTGGAAATCCGTATTGGAATGGTCAACACTCCGCGCGAACTCAACTTCGAGTCGTCGATGTCCGTGACCGAGGTTGAGAAGACGGTGACCACCGCTCTCGAGGCCGGCACCGCGGTCCTGCGTCTGCGCGATGAGAAGGGAAAGATCTACATCGTCCCGACCGACACCATCGCCTTCGTCGAGGTCGGCTCCGAGGAGTCGCGCCGCGTCGGCTTCGTCGCCTAG